One Kitasatospora sp. MAP12-44 DNA segment encodes these proteins:
- a CDS encoding transglycosylase family protein produces MLPITSSKSSTRTRRVIAATGLVGLGLSLPCITATTASAATVSTWDKVAQCESSGDWSINTGNGFYGGLQFTSSTWAAFGGTQYAPEANQATKDQQIAVAEKVLASQGPGAWPVCSIQAGLTAGGPAPAINTGTSAPAAATPAPAAPAPATAAPAASGQNTASQHSGWHQDAAAGADSSYTVAAGDWLSSIAQSHDVQGGWEHLYELNKSVLTHGPDTIYPGQKLSLGGSTATASWSHGNWGHSDNSGTTAPAQTPAPATAATTTSAKTPAPAATGSMAAAVAFAESKVGQAYIYGGTGNGGWDCSGLTQAALAQAGISIPRVAADQAAASTHVSLDALQPGDLLFWSNNGADSGVYHVGIYVGNGSYVEAANPSVGVHMETIANWAPDFAGRV; encoded by the coding sequence ATGCTGCCCATCACCAGTTCGAAGAGCTCGACCCGTACCCGCCGCGTCATCGCCGCCACCGGCCTGGTCGGCCTCGGTCTCAGCCTCCCGTGCATCACCGCCACCACCGCCTCCGCCGCGACCGTCTCCACCTGGGACAAGGTCGCCCAGTGCGAGAGCAGCGGCGACTGGAGCATCAACACGGGCAACGGCTTCTACGGCGGCCTCCAGTTCACGTCCTCCACCTGGGCCGCCTTCGGTGGCACCCAGTACGCCCCCGAGGCGAACCAGGCGACGAAGGACCAGCAGATCGCCGTCGCCGAGAAGGTGCTGGCCTCTCAGGGCCCCGGCGCCTGGCCGGTCTGCTCGATCCAGGCCGGCCTGACCGCCGGCGGCCCGGCCCCCGCCATCAACACCGGGACGTCCGCGCCGGCCGCCGCGACCCCGGCCCCGGCCGCTCCGGCCCCCGCCACCGCCGCTCCGGCCGCCTCCGGCCAGAACACCGCCTCGCAGCACTCCGGCTGGCACCAGGACGCCGCTGCGGGCGCCGACAGCAGCTACACCGTGGCGGCCGGCGACTGGCTCTCCAGCATCGCCCAGAGCCACGACGTCCAGGGCGGCTGGGAGCACCTCTACGAGCTCAACAAGTCGGTCCTGACGCACGGCCCCGACACCATCTACCCGGGCCAGAAGCTCTCGCTCGGCGGCTCCACCGCGACCGCCTCGTGGAGCCACGGCAACTGGGGCCACTCGGACAACTCGGGCACCACCGCCCCGGCGCAGACCCCGGCCCCCGCCACCGCGGCGACCACCACCAGCGCCAAGACCCCCGCCCCGGCGGCCACCGGCAGCATGGCCGCCGCGGTCGCGTTCGCCGAGTCCAAGGTCGGCCAGGCGTACATCTACGGCGGCACCGGCAACGGCGGCTGGGACTGCTCCGGTCTGACCCAGGCCGCGCTGGCCCAGGCCGGGATCTCCATCCCGCGCGTGGCCGCCGACCAGGCCGCCGCCAGCACGCACGTCTCGCTGGACGCGCTGCAGCCCGGCGACCTGCTCTTCTGGTCGAACAACGGCGCCGACTCCGGCGTCTACCACGTCGGCATCTACGTGGGCAACGGCTCCTACGTCGAGGCCGCCAACCCGAGCGTCGGTGTCCACATGGAGACCATCGCCAACTGGGCGCCGGACTTCGCCGGCCGGGTCTGA
- a CDS encoding LacI family DNA-binding transcriptional regulator: MVAIGSGLVTTARLSDIAAQAGVSEATVSRVLNGKAGVSAAMRQTVLAALDVLGYERPTRLRQRSAGLIGLITPELSNPIFPALAQVIEQVLSRHGYTPVLCTQTPGGSTEDELVEMLVERGVAGIVFVSGLHADSTADHDRYAKLTGRQVPFVLINGYSEKISAPFISPDDRAAMWMAVQHLAELGHERIGLAVGQRRYVPVLRKIEGFTAAMQAVLGKTPEEAEALVHHTLFSVEGGHSAAGALLDRGCTAIICGSDMMALGAIRAVRQRGLSVPGDVSVVGFDDSPLIAFTEPPLTTIRQPVEAMATAAVDALLEEVGGNPAQRAEFMFQPELVMRGSTGANPHRTG, from the coding sequence ATGGTTGCAATAGGCTCTGGGCTCGTGACTACGGCGCGACTTTCGGATATCGCGGCGCAGGCGGGGGTCAGTGAGGCCACCGTTTCCCGCGTCCTCAACGGCAAGGCAGGCGTCTCCGCCGCGATGCGGCAGACCGTGCTGGCCGCCCTCGACGTGCTCGGCTACGAGCGGCCCACCCGCCTGCGCCAGCGCAGCGCCGGCCTGATCGGGCTGATCACCCCGGAGCTGAGCAACCCGATCTTCCCCGCGCTGGCCCAGGTGATCGAGCAGGTGCTCAGCCGGCACGGCTACACGCCCGTGCTCTGCACCCAGACCCCGGGCGGCTCCACCGAGGACGAACTGGTGGAGATGCTGGTCGAGCGGGGGGTCGCCGGCATCGTCTTCGTCTCGGGCCTGCATGCCGACTCCACCGCCGACCACGACCGGTACGCCAAGCTGACCGGCCGCCAGGTGCCGTTCGTGCTGATCAACGGCTACAGCGAGAAGATCTCCGCGCCGTTCATCTCGCCGGACGACCGCGCGGCGATGTGGATGGCCGTCCAGCACCTGGCCGAACTCGGCCATGAGCGCATCGGGTTGGCGGTCGGCCAACGCCGCTACGTGCCCGTGCTGCGCAAGATCGAGGGCTTCACGGCGGCCATGCAGGCCGTGCTCGGCAAGACGCCCGAGGAGGCCGAGGCGCTGGTGCACCACACCCTCTTCAGCGTGGAGGGCGGCCACTCGGCGGCCGGCGCGCTGCTGGACCGCGGCTGCACGGCGATCATCTGCGGCAGCGACATGATGGCGCTCGGCGCGATCCGCGCGGTGCGCCAGCGCGGGCTGAGCGTGCCGGGGGACGTCTCGGTGGTCGGCTTCGACGACTCGCCGTTGATAGCTTTCACCGAGCCGCCGCTCACCACCATCCGCCAGCCGGTCGAGGCGATGGCCACCGCGGCCGTGGACGCCCTGCTGGAGGAGGTCGGCGGCAACCCGGCCCAGCGTGCCGAGTTCATGTTCCAGCCCGAGCTGGTGATGCGCGGCTCCACCGGGGCCAACCCGCACCGCACGGGCTGA